Part of the Paracoccus sp. MC1862 genome, AGGTCCGACCCGCCCCCGAACCACCAGGCGCCTGGGGTCCAGAACATCCGCGTGTTCATGTGGACAGCGGGGGCGTGGGGGTTCTGCATGTGGGCGACAAGGCTGATGCCGCTGGCCCAGAAGCGCGGATCATCCTCGATCCCCGGCACGCCGCGAGCGGCCATGGCGGTCTGGGCGCGGGGGGCGAGCGTCCCGTGCACCTCGGACCAGTTGACGCCGACCTTCTCAAAGACGCGGCCCCCACGCATCACCGACATGATGCCGCCGCCGCCATCCTCGGCCCGCTCGGTCAGGGTGATCTCGAACCGGCCGGGGGCGGTATCGCCCGGCCCTTCGTTCTCCAGCGCCTCGAAGGCCGTGGTGATGCGGTCGCGCAGGGCGCGGAACCAGTCGGAAGCCTCGCGGCGCTCGTCGCTCATGTCCATCGCCAGGGGCCTTTCGTGAATTGCGGCACCCACGGCGCCGCGCTAGGATTCAACCCGACCTGATTAGAGGTGCCGCCGATGAGCCGCAACCTGACCCTGACCGCGCTGGCCTGCCTGACGCTCGCCGCCTGCGGCACGCCGCAGGAACAGTGCATTTCCCGCAACACCGACGAATACCGCACGGTGTCCCGCCTGCTGGCCGAGGTCGAGGGGAACCTCGTGCGCGGCTATGCCTGGGACGAGCGGGTGGTGACGCGGACCGAGTTCGACTTCTGCCCGACGATCCGACGGAACCGCGACGGCGAGCGCGTGCTGGTGCAGCGTTCCTGCTGGCGCGACGTGGCCGACACCCAGCGGTTCCGGGTGCCGATCGATCCGCTTGTCGAGCAGCGCAAGGCCGCGAACCTGCGCGAAAGGGTCGCCGCGCTGCGCCCGAACGCCGAACGCGCCGTCGCCGCCTGCCGCGCCGCCTATCCCGAGGAAGGCTGACGCCTTTTCGGGCGCCCTGCCCCGGTCGCGGTGATGACCTTGAAGCGGTTGTCGCCGCCGATCTCCTGCACATTGGCGAAGAACTCGTTCAGCGCCGCCTCATAGGGCAGGTGCCGGTTCGCGACCATCCACAGCCGCCCCGCCCCGGTCAGCAGCCCGGCCGCGGCACGGATGAAACGCGCGCCCAGATGCGGGTCGGCCGCCCGGCCCTCGTGGAAGGGCGGGTTCATGACGACGCCGTTCACCGGCTCGGACAGGCGGAAGGTGGTGGCGTCGGCCCAGTGGAAGTGGGCGCGGGGGTCGGTCACGTTGCGACGAGCGCAATCCAGCGCGGCATGGTCGGCCTCGACCAGATGCAGCAACTCGACGCCGGGACGGGTCAGCACCTGCGCCGACAGCCAGCCCCAGCCCGCACCCAGATCGACCATGCGGGTCGGCAGACGTTCCGGCAGGCAGGCCGCCAGCGCCACGGAAGCCGGATCGGGGCCGTCCGCCGAAAAGACGCCGGGCGCGGTCACGAAGCCGCCGCCGATCATCCGTTTCGCGCTCTTCCACTCGGCGGGCAGCCAGTCGCCGCCGAGAACGGTCACGCGGAAGATCTTTCCATGCGCGCGGGACTGCACCTGATCCACCGGGGCAAGCGCCCGCATCTCGCGCAGCATGGCGTCAATGCCGTCGGTCTTCTGCCCGTCGATCCACAGCGCCGCGCCTTCGTCCAGCGCGGCGGCGGCGGCGGCGACACGCGCCCGGGCCTCGGCCCGCGCGCGGGGCAGGAAGACCACCGCGGCATCCGCCCGCCCCTCGACAGCGGTCAGCACCTGGAATCCCTGCGCCGCAATCGAATCATAGGACGGGCGGAACCCCTGCACGACCGTCGTGCGGGCCGGATCAAAACCCGCAAGATCCCCCGGTCCTGCCCCGATAAGCAGGACCGAACCCTCGATGGGCTCGATCAGCTCAAGCCGAGAGCCCGCCACCTATTCCTTTTCCATCGTGCATTGCAGCGGATGCTGCTGGCGGCGGGCAAGTTCCATCACCTGCGCAACCTTGGTTTCGGCGATCTCGTGAGAAAAGACACCGACCACGGCCACGCCCTTGCGGTGGACGGTCAGCATGATCTCGATCGCCTGGGCGTGTGTCATCCCGAACAGGCGTTCGAGGATATGGACGACGAACTCCATCGGGGTGAAGTCGTCGTTCAGCAGCAACACCTTGTAAAGCGGCGGGCGCTGAGTCTTTGGCTTGGTCTTGACCGCAATGCCTGACTCGTTCTGGCCATCGGAAGGCGAGTCGGTCATGCGCGGAAAATCGGGCGTCGACGTCACGGCGGCTTCTGTCCTGAACGGGTGGGTTGCCATGGAATATAGGACCGCGAAACGCCAAGTGAAAGCCTCTCGCCGCCAACAGGCCGCGCAAAACCTCCGGTTGTGGCAATTCTAAGGTTTTCGCAACTCAACCCCCGTGCTATCGTGAGTCTGTTAATCAAGGGTGTGCGATAAAGAACGCGCCCGCAGGCAGAGAGACCGGGACAGTGCAAATCCTTCACAGAACCCTGATCGCGGGGTGGCTTGTCTTCATGGCCGCCCTGATACCTCTGACGGCATCTGCCGCCCCCTTCGCCGCCCATGTCATGGACGGCAGGACAGGCAAGGAAATCTATTCGCAGAACGCGAATGCGCGGCTGCATCCGGCCTCGCTGACCAAGATGATGACGCTCTACATGGCCTTCACGGCGATCGAGCGGGGACAGGTCCGGCTGGATTCCCGGTTCACGGTGACAAAGCACGCGGCGGGGCAACCGCCCTCGCGTCTGGGCCTGCGGGCGGGCCAGCAGATCGAATTGCGCTACCTGATCCGCGCGGCGGCGGTGAAATCGGCCAACGACGCCGCCACCGCCATCGGCGAAGGGCTGGCGGGGTCCGAGGCGCGGTTCGGCCAGCAGATGACGGCGATGGCCCGCGCGCTGGGGATGAGCAACACCACTTTCCGCAATGCCAACGGGCTGACGCAGGACGGGCATTATTCCACCGCCCGCGACATGTCGGTACTGGGGCGGCGGCTGTTCTATGACTTCCCGCAGTATTATTCGATCTTCTCGCGCCGCTCGGCGGATGCGGGGATCGCCACGGTCGCCAGCACAAACAAGCGGTTCCTTGACAGCTACCAGGGCGCGGATGGGATCAAGACCGGCTATACCCGCGCGGCGGGCTTCAACCTGACCGCATCGGCCCAGCGGGGGTCCAAGCGGATCATCGCCACGGTGATGGGCGGCCAGTCCACGGCGCAGCGCAACGCGGTCATGGCGCAGCTTCTGGACACAGGCTTCGGCAAGGCCCCTGCCCGGGTCAAGGAGATCCGGCCCGAGCCGCCCGAGTACATGGTCGAACGCAAGCGCAGCGTGCAGGTCGCCCGCAGCGCGCCGCCGGTCCCTTCGCCGGTCGCGGCCCGGCCCGTCAGGGGCTCGACCGTGCCGCTTGAACCCGAGCGCCGGCAGGCGACGGCGCCTGCGCCGGCCCAGGCGGCCCCCGTGGTCGCACAGGCCAGCGTCGGCTCTGCCCGCCCTGCCCGCCGGCCGGCTGCCGCTGCCGCTGCCGCTGCCGCTGCCGCCCCGGTCAGGCTGGCCGCCGCGGACCCGGCCGCCGTCGAGGCTGCCGTCGCAGGCGCCATCGTGGATGCCAGCCGGCCCGCCCCCGCCCCACGCAGCGGACCGGCCGCGATGGCCAAGGCGCCGCGCACCCCCGGCTCGACCTTTGTGGCGGCGGCAGCGCCGAAGCAGGACGCCGCGCCCTTGGCAGGCACCCGGCTGGCAGCGTCGGACAAGCCCGTGCGCAAGTCCGACACGGTGATCCTCGCCGCGATGGAGGAGGAGGAAGGCGACCGCTCCGAACCCGAGGCGGTCGAGATCGTGTCCCGCCCCTCGACGCGTGGCCGCGGCAATCACGGCATCACGCTTGGCCGCTACAAGACCAAGGCCGAGGCCGAGCAGCTTCTGCTGCGGACCGCCCTGCAGGAAAGCGCGGTGCTGAACAACGCCAACCGCCATGTCGGCAACACTCCGAAAGGGTGGGAGGCGAACTTCTCGGGCCTGACCCGCGACGCGGCGAATCTCGCCTGCGAAAAGCTGGCTGCCCGCTCACAGCGCTGCAAGGTGCTGGGGAACTGAGCGACCGCTGCCGACGGTGACAAAGGCCCGGTGAGACCGGGCCTTTTTTCTTGCCGGTGCACGATCGTCAACGGCCCCCCGATACGCCGGAACAACTTCATTGCGCAGGAACACCGGCGTTTCCGGTCAAAGGCCGCCCTTTCCCGGATGTTCCGATGGATCAAGCTTGCCGCGCCCGATCAATGATCCCGGCAATGCGCCATTCGCCCCTTATGTTCCCCGTCACCGCAGAACCAGTTGGTCACGCGGGTATCCGCATCGCCTAGTCAAGCGGCAGGGCAACCCGGTGTCCTTCTTCATCGCACAAATATCTTCGGGGATCGTCGTATACGGCGATCGGGGCAGACAGCCTCCGGACCGGCGGTGCAACAAGCGTATGCGTCAGCCGCAGGGCCGCAACAGGATCATCGTGCCCTTGAAAGTCGTCACAGGTCAGATGCCGCATCTTCTTCAATCATGCCCCGCAGGCAGCCTTCACGGCTTGGGCCGGTCGTCCCATTCGTCGCTGAGGATGCGGTGCGCGTCGCCCTTGGGGTCCTCGTACTGCTTGTTCCGCAAGGTCCACAGGAACGCCACCAGCCCCAGCCCACCGAGGAACAGCGAGACGGGGATCAGGAACAGCAGCACCTCCATCAGCGGACCCTCAGCGCGTTCAGGGTGACGGCAATGGAACTCAGAGACATCGCCAGCGCAGCGATAAGAGGGGTCGCCAGCCCCGCCAGCGCGACCGGCACCGCGATGATGTTGTAGAAGCCGGACAGCGCGAAGTTTTCGCGGATGCGCCGGATCGACGAGCGCGCGACGCCCACGGCATCCGCGATCGGCCCCAAGTCCTTGCCGACCAGCACCATGTCCGACGCCACCCGTGCCGCGTCCAGCGCGCTTGCCGGCGAGATCGAGGCATGGGCCGAGGCCAGCGCCGCCGTGTCGTTCAGCCCGTCGCCGACCATCAGGACGTGCCGTCCTTCGGCCGAAAGCGAGGCCACCGCCGCCGCCTTCTCCTGCGGGGTCACGCCCGCGCGCCATTCCTCGACCCCCAGCCGCGCGGCGATGTCGGACACGGCACCCGCGCCGTCGCCCGACAGGATCATCACCCGCAGCCCGGCATGGCGCCACCGCGCCACGGTCTCGGCGGCGCCCGGCCGCAGGCTGTCGGTGAAGTCCATGCGGCTGACCCGCTTGCCGATCCGCAGCCAGGTCGCGGCACCCGGCGCGTCATCCGCAGCCCCGATCCAGTCGGCGCGGCCGAGCCGCACGAGTTGCCCTTGCCAGCGCCCCTCGACGCCGTGGCCGGGGATCTCGCGCAGGTCCTCGACCTTCGCCGCAGGCTCCTCGATGGCAGCAGCCAGCGCCCGGGACAGCGGATGGGCCGAGGCCCCGGCCAGTGCCGCCGCGAGCGCGCGGCTTTCGGCGTCCAGGCCGCC contains:
- the clpS gene encoding ATP-dependent Clp protease adapter ClpS, whose translation is MTDSPSDGQNESGIAVKTKPKTQRPPLYKVLLLNDDFTPMEFVVHILERLFGMTHAQAIEIMLTVHRKGVAVVGVFSHEIAETKVAQVMELARRQQHPLQCTMEKE
- a CDS encoding class I SAM-dependent methyltransferase — translated: MAGSRLELIEPIEGSVLLIGAGPGDLAGFDPARTTVVQGFRPSYDSIAAQGFQVLTAVEGRADAAVVFLPRARAEARARVAAAAAALDEGAALWIDGQKTDGIDAMLREMRALAPVDQVQSRAHGKIFRVTVLGGDWLPAEWKSAKRMIGGGFVTAPGVFSADGPDPASVALAACLPERLPTRMVDLGAGWGWLSAQVLTRPGVELLHLVEADHAALDCARRNVTDPRAHFHWADATTFRLSEPVNGVVMNPPFHEGRAADPHLGARFIRAAAGLLTGAGRLWMVANRHLPYEAALNEFFANVQEIGGDNRFKVITATGAGRPKRRQPSSG
- a CDS encoding D-alanyl-D-alanine carboxypeptidase family protein; amino-acid sequence: MAALIPLTASAAPFAAHVMDGRTGKEIYSQNANARLHPASLTKMMTLYMAFTAIERGQVRLDSRFTVTKHAAGQPPSRLGLRAGQQIELRYLIRAAAVKSANDAATAIGEGLAGSEARFGQQMTAMARALGMSNTTFRNANGLTQDGHYSTARDMSVLGRRLFYDFPQYYSIFSRRSADAGIATVASTNKRFLDSYQGADGIKTGYTRAAGFNLTASAQRGSKRIIATVMGGQSTAQRNAVMAQLLDTGFGKAPARVKEIRPEPPEYMVERKRSVQVARSAPPVPSPVAARPVRGSTVPLEPERRQATAPAPAQAAPVVAQASVGSARPARRPAAAAAAAAAAAPVRLAAADPAAVEAAVAGAIVDASRPAPAPRSGPAAMAKAPRTPGSTFVAAAAPKQDAAPLAGTRLAASDKPVRKSDTVILAAMEEEEGDRSEPEAVEIVSRPSTRGRGNHGITLGRYKTKAEAEQLLLRTALQESAVLNNANRHVGNTPKGWEANFSGLTRDAANLACEKLAARSQRCKVLGN
- the ccoS gene encoding cbb3-type cytochrome oxidase assembly protein CcoS; translation: MEVLLFLIPVSLFLGGLGLVAFLWTLRNKQYEDPKGDAHRILSDEWDDRPKP